The following coding sequences are from one Paraburkholderia caballeronis window:
- a CDS encoding 2-hydroxymuconate tautomerase, whose amino-acid sequence MPIARISIMDGRTDEQKAALIAAVTEAIHRSVGAPRENIRVLLDEVPRTQWGIAGKTAHELDRH is encoded by the coding sequence ATGCCTATCGCCCGTATTTCGATCATGGATGGCCGAACCGATGAACAGAAAGCAGCGTTGATTGCTGCTGTCACCGAAGCGATTCATCGGAGCGTCGGTGCACCCCGCGAAAACATTCGCGTTTTGCTCGACGAAGTTCCCCGCACGCAGTGGGGGATCGCCGGCAAGACCGCGCATGAACTCGACAGACACTGA
- a CDS encoding acetaldehyde dehydrogenase (acetylating), with protein MKHSRKTKVAIIGSGNIGTDLMIKIMRNSEYLEMGAMVGIDPDSDGLARAARLGVATTHEGVQGLIDLPVFEDIEVVFDATSAGAHIKNDALLRQYKPDIRMIDLTPAAIGPYCVPVVNLDKTVAERNVNMVTCGGQATIPMVAAVSAVAKVHYAEIVASISSKSAGPGTRANIDEFTETTSKAIETVGGAAKGKAVIVLNPAEPPLIMRDTVYVLSELADQAKVEASIDAMVRAVSAYVPGYRLKQNVQFDVITEHAPLIIPGLGEFSGTKTSVFLEVEGAAHYLPAYAGNLDIMTSAALATAERMARTSLGVGV; from the coding sequence GTGAAACACAGTCGAAAAACGAAGGTGGCGATTATCGGTTCCGGCAATATCGGCACCGATCTGATGATCAAGATCATGCGCAACAGCGAGTACCTCGAAATGGGGGCAATGGTCGGCATCGATCCAGATTCAGATGGTCTCGCGCGAGCGGCGCGTCTCGGCGTCGCGACGACGCATGAAGGTGTGCAAGGTCTCATCGACCTGCCGGTATTCGAGGACATCGAAGTCGTATTCGATGCGACTTCCGCGGGAGCCCACATAAAAAACGACGCGCTCCTGCGGCAGTACAAGCCCGATATACGCATGATCGATCTCACGCCTGCTGCAATCGGCCCGTATTGCGTACCGGTCGTGAACCTGGATAAGACCGTTGCCGAACGGAACGTCAACATGGTCACGTGCGGTGGTCAGGCAACCATTCCGATGGTCGCGGCAGTGTCGGCGGTCGCGAAAGTCCACTACGCGGAAATCGTCGCGTCGATCAGCAGCAAATCCGCGGGTCCGGGCACACGCGCCAATATTGACGAGTTTACCGAAACGACTTCAAAGGCGATCGAGACGGTCGGTGGCGCGGCGAAGGGCAAAGCGGTCATCGTGCTGAATCCGGCCGAGCCCCCGCTGATCATGCGCGACACGGTTTATGTATTGTCGGAGCTCGCCGATCAGGCAAAAGTCGAAGCGTCGATCGATGCGATGGTGCGTGCGGTAAGCGCGTACGTTCCGGGTTATCGCCTGAAACAGAATGTCCAGTTCGATGTGATTACCGAACACGCACCGCTGATCATTCCAGGCCTTGGCGAGTTCAGCGGCACGAAAACCTCTGTGTTCCTCGAAGTCGAAGGTGCCGCGCATTATCTGCCCGCGTACGCAGGTAATCTCGACATCATGACTTCCGCCGCGCTCGCGACAGCCGAGCGCATGGCGCGGACGTCGCTTGGCGTTGGAGTTTAG